The genomic region TATGTACGTGTAAATTTGCAATAGGAGGcacgattttttcgtttggcctCCGTTTTCCGCTCCGGAGAACATTATTTTTATCCATTCTGAGAGTGcaaatatgacgtcatgaatacgtatATCACACTCGGATCTTATGCACTGGTGCGCGGGTAATCGGCTAgtccattttaattttactttttgaattACATTAATTTCGCATGTGAAACGAATTTCTTATCTGATAAAGGGATTTCTTACTAGTATTCGAGcattttttaagatattaaatatgttttaggcgctaaatttaagatttttgcTTGTGAAATTGGTCTTAGAAAGAAATATTACTTGCTACCTGCAATTTTATCATTATGTGTAAAGGTACCATTCAGTTTTCTAATTTAATTAGCTTTTAGATGAAATTTTCCCTCTAGTGGGacaggaataaataataaatctagAACTATCGCGGCAAAGAGATGCTGCCTCACGTTGATCTGCTGTCTCAGAGGAGGGGGAGAGGAGTAGTGTTATCAAAGATGATGATATCACAGTACCAAATTTTAAAGTTATGCACGCGTTGTTAGGACGCCATTACAGGCGACCATGACGTTATAGTTAAACGATGTATCATCATAGCTAACTTACTGAGGCTAAATTATAGTTTGCTACTGAACAGACAGACCCGATGGATTATTATGTCACAAAGTAGAGAACATATTTCTAGGCCGCCATATAACATACATGTTTCATCATGTCAATAATTCAGTGTTTTAAAAAGACACttaacacaaattaataatataatccTAAAAAGAATGGTGAAAgctaattcattagttaattaacttataagtagaaaatatgttttagacAGCAGTGACATATATAacatatgttttaacaaaaatataattaatgaccaatatgaaagttaattaaatcatttataattaatacgcaatgaaaataatgttaagaCTAATAAATTGTCCTAAAAGGATGCATAACAATATTCAATTGAAACATGTATTATGAAATCGTGATAAAAAGACGCTTAACACTAATTCTTAAATCAATTACACTTAATTCGATCTAAAAAGGACGATTAACAATAACTCATTACGTAATTAAATCATCATAAAAGGACGCATATTGCTAATTCAACACATAATTACTTTTCCTATCCTAGTAAAAGGACTATTTCTTACCCAATCTGACACATACAAAGATGAATCTATGTTTAAATCGCCTTAGAAAGGGTCATTTCATGCAATAATTGAACTTatactttatacaacaatttacattgtcaataaaacatttgttatacaataatacttttactaatttgtgacaaaataatttgCACATGTTACTTTAtctcatgttttacaaatgtatagtCTTAAATTTCCTTACCATTTATAAGTCCTAAAAGGATAATACCTCACTTAAAACTTAATGTtacgtatataattttatttcggaCGAATCACCGATTTATTGCGTTATGTACGTTACATATTACTATTACAAATAATCGTAAATTTGAAGTTGAGctcagtagttaattaaatgttaatattattgaatttatattatttgttaacaagattggtacatatatttctctttttgaacacaaatatattttaatatacaaatatgcaAACAATACAACTGATTGTAGCTGtctaaaaatattctttgttcagTCGGTTACCCGCCTTTTCATAGGAATCACGCGAGTTTGTATAACTTTCGACAATATTCTCACGCGCTTTTGTCAaacaaatggcccggcatggcctggtaggttaaggcgttttattcgtaatctgagggtcgcagcttCATATCCCCGTCACagtaaacatgctcgctttttcagccgtgtgggcgttatttgttatggtcaatcccactattcgttgttaaaagagtaacccaaaagttagcggtgggtagtaatgactagctgccttccctctagtcttacactactaatttatggacggctagtgcagatagccctcgtgtatctttgcgcgaaatttcaaaaaacaaagtgctgttgattttcactttcaagaattctttAGAAGTTTCGAGAACAGGCTTGACTTGTGCAAtatacagtcaagaatatacgtcacatgcaaaagaaaactatacaaaaacaaacataggcactaaaataaatgtgtttgtttgtttgttgttggtctatgtgtgcgtataatattttccacggttttttgaggaaatttgttgatgttgatgaagtgtatttttattttgttgatttcatcgttaaatttatcaggtgaacatagttttgtggctatgtttatttagtttcttaatattttgagctgtagttttgtttcatgtgctgagtcccagggagtGTGTaatccagtatggatgatttttttgtggatttctgttttaaattgtgtatcagttccagTGAtagtttcaacatttaaaaaaaaacttataacaaaacacaacattccaataaaagtgttaatacccataccagccgttctgggaTACAATCtgaattaaaacttaaagaaacCTTAGAGCATGTGTGCTTGCTCATGATGACTTATTACtttttcataataacaaaattagGTCAAGCTTAGATGAGGCCAGGATTAAGAACAACTTTTCAAGATGTTCCTGCTTAAGATTTCGCGTTTAACACGTGTCAGTGAGCTTCTATGTTGATCAGTCATTCTCATTCTACGTTAATGAAGCAGCCCTCTTCGCGAGCAGGACACATCCAACTTTAAGAATGACAAAGACCCTAAAGTTACTCAAAACAAGATAAACTTAATAACAAGATCTAATGTTTAGAGAGAACAAGGGACCTATAACTTAAAACTCTCAAAACGTGTCCTTTtaattcatataattatcaaGATTTCACTTAAATGTACTGCCTCCACAGCAACCCCTTCTAGAGGCCAACCACTCTGACAgaaaaattgtcttagctgaagataactTCTTGCAAGTCAgagtttatatttgtgttctctAGTTCTACGACTGTCGCCGTTAACTATGTAGTATTTGAAACCAGCACATGTTCAGGagaaagaataatttataaataaatattaacactacAGAAACGAGAAacttatattcatatatatatatatttacctcaAACTACAGATTTAATTTCAGGATGTACTTCTTACTGTAGATTTCTGGGATGCAGTcacaagtatttttattgtatacgTTGCATCTGATATTGTGTATGTTTCTATATCGAccttttataaaaagtatttagtGAATGTTACTTAAtcccaataaaatattttttgcactTTTTAGTTGTTTTGGATGTATTTTGACATACTGTTGTagttatgattatttattattgaacATTGGGGTTTTCTAATTTTACAGTACTCAAAGTTTTTGTATACTTATAATTATGCGATACCTGTAAATTACTTTCACCAGTATTTAAGGTTACACTGCATTTCGCTGTATTGTTGTGTTTACAATTCATTGTTGAAAAAGGCTTTATTTTTGTTGTGCATTACTCTGTTAAAGTGTACTTTTGGAAGATTTTATTACTTAACcaaaaagatatattatttatctGGATATTTCTTGTTTGTCTTAAAGTGCTTTTATAACATTATGATATCACAAGTTAATATTGTATTGTAGCTTTGATTTTACTGAGAATTGCGCTGTTTGACTTATGTACCTGTCATCTGGTTAAGTGTTTCTGCAGGTATAATAACTGGAGCACTACAAGAACCAACTTTtatatttgattagttttaaaCTTTACATAATGTCAATACTGGCCATATTTCGTATGTTAGTTATATAAATCTAGGTGTGTGCCCCACATAACTATTTTTAGACCTTCTCACAGGACAGACCTAGATCACATCTTCTGGTTATCTCTTGTGACATCACATTAAAGCAAGAAATGCCTAAAAACTATGCACCTAAGAGTGTCCATTAATGTAGGTGATGCAAGAACGTTTGGAGGGACAATCCTGCTTGTCAAAGTATACGTCAGGTAGCTCTCTCGCTCCAAAACAGTATTTATGAAGTTAATTCAGAATACGAACATTCATTCTGCCATCTAGTAGCATTATCTTACGTTTTGTGCATTCAATTTGATAAATAATGATTGATTTTACTTTTCTCAACACTGTATTCTGTTCCTTTTTTCCATTTCGTCAATTCAGAATTTATTTAGTCCCGCATAACGTTTTTTACATTTCTATAGCTACTAGAATTACAGTTCGTACCTCTTTGTAATTATTGTACATAAGAATACTACGGTATTAAATGACGTTCATGAACATCGActattgtttcttctttatttcaataaatttagtATGTGTAGAACAGGTGTATAGAATTcagaattttgaaataaaatcgcGATTTCTTTGGAATTTGGCATTTTAATTATTCTACTTCAATTGTGTAGTAATAGTCTCCATTATATACAGGAGGTCCAGTGTATATCAGTTTTCTTCGCTCGACTGGTTCTGTAGCTGGTCGTTGGTCATAAACCTATAATATTGAAAGCAAAATGTACTTTACAGATACCCTTACAAACTATTGAATATGATGTTATGGATATCAAAGAAAAGTTAACAGCGATAAACGTGTCACAACGCAATAAATGGCACAAACGTGAAAAAGATTaatctttttcttcatttttataaggtttgttttttcTAAGTACCTTGTACATGTTTATCTGCCCAGCAAAGGTTTTCTTTGTCAGAAGAGTCCGTGCATTTTCAGATATTAAACTTGCGACTTATTCATAATAAAATGAAAGTGAATCAAATATGCTTATTgccagaatatatatatatatatatagtttcatcaATAAAAGGTAAATGGTTAATTTTCGATATTAAACGATTTTCGATCATTTTTATTCCAGACTTTCATATACGAAACAAAGACGTTATTATTCTCATGAGTATTATGTTCTACAAATTGAATGTACGTTTTAACTGTAATGatatcaaataattatacaaGTGTGAGTTAAtttctatgttatcattatttacttACCCAAATTCCAGTGTTGTCACAAGATTCAAATATAGCCGAATGACCACCGTACTTATTGCCAAAGGAAAGAAATGTAGCTATCGCTGTCCATTTTGGAATTTCTCTACAATTCTCTTTTACCTGAAGTGTATGAACAACATAAATTCAAACCTTTCGTccaatttttcaataaaataacgATTAATATGgtgaaatactttaattataaacttAACCTAGGCaaagatttatattattttgaaataaaagaggccaaaaacaatcaaatattcaattaaaataagCATTTGTTTTCATCTCCTCCTCTTCTGAAACATCTAAATTTTTACCTGATATAATAAGACACTAATGACATGtggttatttatttcattattcctagtttgatttgtatattaattGCTTTTGTAACTGAACATACTAATCAATAAAACGAAAATATTACCATTGATATACtcgtaattaaattttattaaagtgaCACACGATTTTATGAACAAGCAGAGCACATTTTgtattgtaacacaaataatatacaaAGCTAACTGGGTTAAAGgtcatacatatacatacactaCAATACCGAAAATCatttaattttagtataaattgaACATGAGAAGTTGAAAAGAGAATAGTACTGTATTTTTCACATACTGTAGCAGCAAACCTTACATCATGTGCAATTCTATCTAAAATCTATAGtcagcaaaataatttaaatattttaaacaaataataatgcaatggtgagaaagtatttttattcactTACAACTCTGACACCAAAAATGATTAGAACTTAATTATTTTTGcttgtgaaatgttttataacaaaccATAATCCTGATTTTGAATTTTACCCGTTCAACAAATTCACCAGTTCTAGTCTAGTCTATTCCaaacttaaaacttaatttttgttcTAACCATTAAGTACATAATTTTAAAGGATTAGAACTTTCATGTAGATATACACAAAGGCTATTAATGCATACttattcttaaataataaataatagagaTAATAGGTAGCAAACAGCAATTACTGCTAACTCTTTAGCTACTTTTATCTCTGATCATTCTTGTGTGCACAGAGCATTTCTGTAACAACTGAATGCAGACCATGAGCCCATGAATTCATCAACTCAACACCCTAACCACGAGGCCATTGTGGCCAAAATTCAAAAGCATTATATAAAATTCCTTAGTCTATGTAGATAGTGCAGTTTCATTTGTCACAatttgtaataatacattatatgctcgatctttcagccgtaaAAGCGGTATTATGCAAtatccaatcccactattcattagtgtAGTCGATAGTGTtaacaagctgcctttccttaacactatcactttaaaatttggAATAGTTAGCACAGATATCTCAGGAATaggtttgcacaaaattcaagtAACAAACAAAAGCTTATTATGTAGCCCCCTAAGATATTAAGATGTTCTCATCAAGTTAAGCTCTTCCTCGCTCTCTCTCTAAGTATACACATATAAAGATACATAGATTACATagatttttaacacttttatttccgTATGTTTTATCTTTACCAACATTAGaattatacaatgggctatctgtgtttttagcattgcaagtccacagacatatcactgtaccactgggggccTCCAATAGTCATACTTGGGTTATGGGAGACATTATAGTTATCTAAATAGTAAGAGATGGTCCAACAGAATAGTCTCATAACTACTTATCTTCGAAATTCTTAAATTTATTGACTACTTATAAAAGATTAGCTGCTGAGAAAAACTGAATTCAAGTCCATAATGGAATCAAAGTTAACAGTAAAACATAGCATAAGAATGAGTAGAATGATGGTCACACACACTTTGAGGTTGCACATGTCAAAAAATACCAAGCTCTATAATATTACCTTatccattcctaccttgtttccctACTTTATGGGGCTCCCATATTTACtccctaattttttatttaacttctttTACATTTATCTCAGTTTATTTTGGTACTAAGTCTCGAGAGGGACTAGAGTCTAAGCCTATCCTTATAGTCACacttagtttgaaaacaatacaaatgtACACTTCTGTACAAAATGttagaacaaataatattttgtcattgttttcaCTTTATGGGGCTGATTCTTTTATGCTATtgcaaaatgtaaatttcaaaactacagaaatgttttactgattcttgttgacaactgaatgagtcatagtgaaaatattattattattatttagaattctCATATATTCGTACCAATAGCATGTCATAACGGTTCTGATTGAATGAAAATACTGATACAATTTAGGGTCTTAAGTAGCTGTCATGGTACCCAATGCAGTGCTTTggctatatagaaagaagctaatAAGGAACTAGTATATGGTATCAATATATGCTAAAAGAAATTTATGTAATatcttcacaaataaaccttggtaaaaacaatgtttaacactatatattaagttttctgTTATCATGTTACTGCCCCTAAAGCACATATAATTGTCAGTACAGCAAAGAGTTCACATGGAAGATTTACATGACGttggttggactctccaacagATTGCTGCAGACTTGCTAGAATGGTGGTTTCCGTACTTACGATCTGTTTAATACCaaataaacaatacagtttatgaaaagaatcataaaatttaaaacaaaaataagtctTAAAATGAAAAATCTGTGCAGttgtagatatttattttaagtgtgATTCCTTGTTTTACTCACTCTTAAAATACgaaaagttatttgaatatttttgaagTATCAAGTGTACCTTTGTTCCAATTTTCCACACGAAATATGGACTAGTATCAGTAAGCTTTGGACATTTCTCAATCAGAAGCAATGAACTGTCTTTCCCCCCAATCCATTCTCCAACGAATTGTTTTGGGTCCTCACATTCGGCGAAAGCATTACAAGTTTTTAGAACTAGAAAGAATAAGGTTTGTGAATttaatatctaaacattaatgACTTAAATTGCTCGAATTATATTACATATAGATTATTTAGGCCTTTATTTCCTTTAccatttttcaatatatatatatatatatatcttttggcTAAATCTATTCAACACAATTCACTTTAATGAAGACATTTGATTGTCATATCATCCTATCCTCTAAAATTACAATTCTGTAAACTTCAAAAA from Tachypleus tridentatus isolate NWPU-2018 chromosome 1, ASM421037v1, whole genome shotgun sequence harbors:
- the LOC143224745 gene encoding domesticated amidase effector 2-like; translated protein: MTGFIALRTNLISTCLALLVLKTCNAFAECEDPKQFVGEWIGGKDSSLLLIEKCPKLTDTSPYFVWKIGTKVKENCREIPKWTAIATFLSFGNKYGGHSAIFESCDNTGIWVYDQRPATEPVERRKLIYTGPPVYNGDYYYTIEVE